In one window of Pristiophorus japonicus isolate sPriJap1 chromosome 9, sPriJap1.hap1, whole genome shotgun sequence DNA:
- the LOC139272747 gene encoding ADP-ribosylation factor 6-like: MGKFLSKVFGNKEMRILMLGLDASGKTTVLYKLKLGQPVTTIPTVGFNVETVTYRNVRFNVWDVGGQDKIRPLWRHYYTGTQGLIFVVDCADRDRVDEARQELYRVINDREMRNAIILIFANKQDLPEAMKPHEIQEKLGLTRIRDRNWYVQPSSATTGDGLYEGLSWLTSNYKTS; the protein is encoded by the coding sequence ATGGGGAAATTCCTGTCGAAGGTTTTTGGAAACAAAGAAATGCGGATTCTGATGCTGGGCCTGGACGCATCTGGGAAGACTACGGTGTTGTACAAACTCAAACTGGGACAGCCCGTCACTACTATCCCAACCGTAGGCTTTAACGTGGAGACAGTGACTTACAGGAACGTTCGGTTCAATGTCTGGGATGTAGGTGGTCAGGATAAGATCCGGCCTCTTTGGAGACACTATTACACGGGCACCCAGGGGTTGATCTTCGTGGTGGACTGCGCCGACAGAGACCGCGTGGACGAAGCCAGGCAAGAGCTCTACCGCGTCATAAATGATAGAGAAATGCGCAATGCCATCATTCTGATCTTTGCAAACAAGCAAGACCTGCCCGAGGCCATGAAACCCCACGAGATCCAGGAAAAACTGGGCCTGACTAGGATACGAGATCGCAACTGGTACGTTCAGCCTTCCTCGGCAACCACAGGAGATGGACTTTACGAAGGACTGTCCTGGCTAACTTCTAATTACAAGACATCTTGA